The genomic DNA GCCTTCGCTCTGCGTCGCTGCCGGTGCCTGCCTGCATCGTCTTCTGGGCCGACGCGATCTCCGAGCATTCCCCGACCGCCGGATCCGCGGCGACGAAACACATTTCGCGCTCGTATGCAGAGCTATCACGCTCGCGAACAAGGTGATCGCGTCAGAGAAACCCGCGTCGTGCTGCGCCGAACGAGGGGTCGGCGCAGACGGCGAACAAGAAGCCCTGGCTCGGTCTATGCAACAACACCTATGGACATTGACCAGTGGCAATAACGGTCCCGATCATCCGTCCCGCCTGCATGATCTGAAGCAGATGGTGAGTGCGATGACCGAACTGGACGACACACCTGACGAGCACCATCACCCCTGAGCGGGTCTTGGATCTCACTGGATCGGCGCCGCCAAGATCGTCCGTTTGTCCGGACGCTTCCTATGTGCCCGCCGGCAAATCACAGCTGCGCCCTTCACCCGCAGGAGCGCCAGCCAACCAAGGCCTGGCGTCGGCAGATCCGGGCGGCTTGGTGCCGAGGGCCGGCAAAGCAGCGCCGTCGAGACCCCCAAACAACAACCGACCACGTCACGAGCGAAAGAAAGCCAATGAAACGACATGTTCTTGCACCACCACATCAGCCAGAATCATCCCCACCGCATCCTCGGCGGGTCCGCCGCCTACGACAAGCGTCAGCGGCGCTGCTGGCGGCTCTGCTGACCCTGGCGGTGCTCACTCCTGTCGCGGCTGCCGGTGAAGCCGCAACGGACTCCAGGACCGGGGCAGCCAGCTTGGCCGCAGCCGACAGCAACTGTCCGCAGTACGGCCCCATTCCCGAACCGCAGCAGGCCCGTCAATCGCTGTGGAAGAATCTGAAAGAGCTCGCCCACGGGATCATCTTGGGAGCCGAGTCCTTCGAAGATCCGGCGAAAGCCCACGAATTTGCCGGCTGGGGACTTGACATCATCAATGGCTCGCACTCGGACGAGTCCTCGCAGAGCGAGCTGGAGCAGCAGCGGATCGAGCTGAACGAGAACCGGGAAACCCTGCAGTACATCTGCCAGACCATGGAAAAGACCGAACAAGAAGTTCGGGAAGTCATCGACAATCAGCACTGGCAGCTCTACCAGCAGCAGCTCGACAAGGTCAGAGATGTCAAGGTGAACGTCCAAACCGTGACCGATCAACTTCACGACCAGATGGCTGCAACGATCGGAACACCCTTGGACCCGGCTCAGGTTCGGACCTGGCGAACCACTGCGGTGACGAACTTGAACGCCCTGCAGGAGTACATCTACGGAACATCCGAAGGGAGCTATCTGCTGCCGCTGTATCGCCAGGTCGTAGAAGATTTCCTGCGCAACAAAGGCCTGCCGCTGCCCTCGGAAACCGGCGTCTACACGACAGAATTCCTGCATCCCATCTACGACCAGGTGGCCTACTACATGGCGCTGATGACGGCGAACATGCGGGTCCTGGCCGAGGTGTACCACGTGGTCCTGCCCGGCGAGAATGCGGCTGACAACGGTGCTACAGCCAACTCCTACATCACCAGATCGCAGAACTTGATGCAGGAGTGGGTGCAGTACGCCGCGCCCACTCAACGAGACATCCCCGACGGGACAGCCGTGGACACGCGGACGAGTCCGTTCACAATGTGGACTTCTTCGCCGGTGGGTTTGAACGGCCAATCGCCCACGACCGTCTGTCGCACTGCGACTGCGTTCTGTTTCGAGAACCTCTACACCTCCGACCACCGCATCATGAACTCACGCCTGGTCCGACCTGTCACGGCCCCCATCCCCCCGGTCGGTGACCTGCCCGACTGGCAGATCCCCACCGCTGCTCAGTTCAACTCCCTTGTCAACGGTGCCACTGGAGGTGTCGACGCCCGCCTGAGAGGTCTTGGGCTCCCCGGATTGGCCTCGAGACAGGTCACCTCGCACCTCGCAGGGCTCGATCGTCCGGTGTCGGTGGTGGGGCCGTTCCTGGTCGAAGGCGAGGACCCGACCAGTTCCAGCGTTGTGCACTGGGCCAGCCAGGACCCCGACTCTGCCGCTCAAGCCTTCTCCACCACCTCCATGCCACCGGGACAGAACAGTCTCGCGGGGTATCTGGTCCTGGTCCGCGACTTCGCGGTCGATCAGCTCATTGGCGGTGCACCCGAGGAAGCCGCGAACGCAGCGGAGCCTGAAACGATCGGCGCAGCAGCCTTCGTCCCGGCGAACGTGCCCTCCGCCAGCCTCGGTCAACCCGTCTACTTCACCGACGCCACGATGTGCTCCGACGGCACCACCTACACCGTGCCCGCGGATGCAACGGCGGTGAAGGTGGTCACGGTCGGAGCTGTGGGCGGAGCCGGCCGACTGAACAAGCAACAGTCGGCGGCGGGCGGGTTCGGCGGCGAGGTCACCACCATCGTGCCCACGCAACCCGGCGCTGTACTTCACGTCCAGGTCGGAAGTGCCGGTGCTGACACCACCGGCGGGGTCGGCGGCGGCGGCCGCGGAGGCGACACGGTCCAGACCGTTGGCGGTGATGTCGGCAACCACTCAGGAGGCGGCGGTGGCGCCTCCGGCGTCAGCACCGACCCAACCTGTTCGCTGTGGCTCGCAGTAGGCGCCGGCGGAGGCGGCGGCGGATCAGGCTATTCACATCAGCCTCTGGTGAACGCTGCTGTGCCCGGAGGACGCGGCGGCGATGCGTGCCCCGATCTGAAGAGCTGCGGCAAACCCGGCGATGGACAGCCCCTGCCAAACCAGACCAACTCGCATCCCGGGGGCGCAGGAACGCCTCCACCACAAAACGACCCCCGCAGCAACAACACCGGCGGAAGCCTGCCCGGACAGGCAGGGGCCACGATGGCCGGTGGTCGGGGCAGCGACGGACTCCGTAATGTCGCCGGCTACAGCGGCGGCGGCGCCGGCGGCGGCGGCGGAGCCGGCTTCTACGGCGGTGGGAGCGGCGGCGGAGGCGGCTGGATAGGTTCGGGCGGCGGCGGAGCCGGTGGCGCCAACTTCGCCATCGACGCCTACGGCCTCAACGCCGTGCAGACCAATGTCGCATCCGAAGGACAACTGAGCTTGGTAGTCATCACGCCGCTGCGCAACACGGGCATCCAAGCACCGATGACGCTGACAGCCTCGCAGACCACACTGGGCCTGGGGGAGGACCTGACCCTCACCGTCCAAATGCCCGCCGATGTCACCGGGCAAATCGGCTTCTACGACTCCTCCCTGCCCGGACCGGACAAAGGAATAGGACTTGCCGATCTACGCGACGGAAAAGCAGTCCTGAGCCTGGCAGAATTCAGCCGCCCCTTCGGCATGGGCGTCCACACGCTGAGCGCCTCCTTCGGCGGCGACGCAATCTACAGCGCCAACGACACCCCAGCCGTCACCGTGACAGTCGAACGCCGCAGCCCCAAAATCACGCTGACCGCCTCCAAGAACGTCCTGGCCATCAACGATGCCATCACCCTCACCGCCTCCCTAGACCCGACCCAGACAACCGGCACCGTCGATTTCATCGACACAGATGCCCCCAGCAACAATCTCATCGGGTCAGCCACCGTGGTCAACGGTGTCGCCACCCTGCATCAAGACGCCACCACGATGAAGCCCGGCAACCATCACCTCGTCGCCCAGTACAACGGCGACGACCTCTACGCAGCAGCCACCTCCCCGAAAATCCTCATCAACGTCGGGACCGGAGCCGTTCAACCCCCGACATCCCCATCCCCAACACCCCTCTCACCGACCATCACGACCACATCACCGACCTCCCCGGTAGCCAGCCCCGGGACTCCGACAATCTCGACGACACACATCAACTCCACGCCAACCACAGGAAAGCCGCTAGCTTCCGCCACCCGGCCAACAGCCCTCGCACACACTGGAGCGGGCCCGACCACCACGATGTTGATCACCGGCCTGATGATGCTCCTGATTGGGGGGCTCCTGACGCTCACTCGCCGCCGGCGGCAACGAGGCTAGTCCTCAGCTGAAGGACTGCGGTGGAGGCCGGAGACAACTTCGGCCCCCACCGCAACGGAGGGTCGGCCTGCGCCGCAGTTACGGATCATGATCTGCTCCGCGCGGGCAAAGGTTCCTGGGTGCAGCTGGATGAACTCTCCGAACCCACACGATCGAGCGGACTGCATACACTCGCCAACGGGCGACACCGTCCAACTCGACCTCGACCACGCAGCCCATACCCCCCTCGAGCTCATCCAAGCCGCCTACACACCGCTCAGCTGCGACCACAATCGTTAGTAGCCAGCCGACGCCCCACCCGATCACGACCGATACATCACCGCGCCGCGAACTTCCTAAAACGATTGCGCCACAACGTAACTCGGCAGGTTTGAAATAGACCTCGGGGAGTTGCTGAGGGCAAACCGATTGATCGCGGCACCCATCAGGCGAGTCTTGCGCGAGATTCTGCAGATGGATCTGCAGAATTGGCCCATGGCTACTCACACCAGCGTTCAGTTGATCGATGACCTCGATGGCAAGTCCGAAGCGGCCGAGACCGTCCAGTTCGGACTAGACGGCGCCGTCTACGAGATCGATTTGACCCAGGCCAATGCTGACAAGCTCCGCAAAGCCCTTGACCGCTACGTCGACGCCGCCCGACAGCTGAAACACACACCCGACCGCGGCACCCGTCGGCGCTCAGCCGGCCGGACCCGCAGCCGCGAAGACATGGCACAGATCCGGTCCTGGGCTGCC from Variovorax sp. PBS-H4 includes the following:
- a CDS encoding histone-like nucleoid-structuring protein Lsr2, producing MATHTSVQLIDDLDGKSEAAETVQFGLDGAVYEIDLTQANADKLRKALDRYVDAARQLKHTPDRGTRRRSAGRTRSREDMAQIRSWAAENGYEVADRGRLPQTVLDAYDAH
- a CDS encoding Ig-like domain-containing protein, producing the protein MAAADSNCPQYGPIPEPQQARQSLWKNLKELAHGIILGAESFEDPAKAHEFAGWGLDIINGSHSDESSQSELEQQRIELNENRETLQYICQTMEKTEQEVREVIDNQHWQLYQQQLDKVRDVKVNVQTVTDQLHDQMAATIGTPLDPAQVRTWRTTAVTNLNALQEYIYGTSEGSYLLPLYRQVVEDFLRNKGLPLPSETGVYTTEFLHPIYDQVAYYMALMTANMRVLAEVYHVVLPGENAADNGATANSYITRSQNLMQEWVQYAAPTQRDIPDGTAVDTRTSPFTMWTSSPVGLNGQSPTTVCRTATAFCFENLYTSDHRIMNSRLVRPVTAPIPPVGDLPDWQIPTAAQFNSLVNGATGGVDARLRGLGLPGLASRQVTSHLAGLDRPVSVVGPFLVEGEDPTSSSVVHWASQDPDSAAQAFSTTSMPPGQNSLAGYLVLVRDFAVDQLIGGAPEEAANAAEPETIGAAAFVPANVPSASLGQPVYFTDATMCSDGTTYTVPADATAVKVVTVGAVGGAGRLNKQQSAAGGFGGEVTTIVPTQPGAVLHVQVGSAGADTTGGVGGGGRGGDTVQTVGGDVGNHSGGGGGASGVSTDPTCSLWLAVGAGGGGGGSGYSHQPLVNAAVPGGRGGDACPDLKSCGKPGDGQPLPNQTNSHPGGAGTPPPQNDPRSNNTGGSLPGQAGATMAGGRGSDGLRNVAGYSGGGAGGGGGAGFYGGGSGGGGGWIGSGGGGAGGANFAIDAYGLNAVQTNVASEGQLSLVVITPLRNTGIQAPMTLTASQTTLGLGEDLTLTVQMPADVTGQIGFYDSSLPGPDKGIGLADLRDGKAVLSLAEFSRPFGMGVHTLSASFGGDAIYSANDTPAVTVTVERRSPKITLTASKNVLAINDAITLTASLDPTQTTGTVDFIDTDAPSNNLIGSATVVNGVATLHQDATTMKPGNHHLVAQYNGDDLYAAATSPKILINVGTGAVQPPTSPSPTPLSPTITTTSPTSPVASPGTPTISTTHINSTPTTGKPLASATRPTALAHTGAGPTTTMLITGLMMLLIGGLLTLTRRRRQRG